A region from the Bacteroidales bacterium genome encodes:
- the cysD gene encoding sulfate adenylyltransferase subunit CysD, producing the protein MRDYNITHLDELESESIFVIREVAAQFEKPAILFSGGKDSIVMTYLAKKAFWPARIPFPLLHIDTGHNFQETLDYRDDLVKELGARLIVGSVQEAIDLGRVTEEKGYNASRNLLQTITLLDAIEKNKFDCCMGGGRRDEEKARAKERFFSHRDEFGQWDPKNQRPELWNIFNGRKHMGEHFRVFPISNWTEMDVWQYILKENIPMPSIYFTHEREVFNRDGTWLAAAPFMKLKPTENPEMRTVRCRTIGDISCTGLTLSTANSLEEIIDEIAATRVTERGSRADDLRSEAAMEDRKKEGYF; encoded by the coding sequence ATGAGAGATTATAACATTACCCATCTTGATGAACTTGAGAGTGAATCTATTTTTGTGATTCGGGAAGTAGCAGCACAATTCGAAAAACCAGCCATCCTTTTTTCCGGGGGGAAGGATTCAATTGTGATGACTTACCTGGCCAAAAAGGCATTCTGGCCGGCAAGGATTCCATTTCCTCTTCTACATATAGATACCGGTCACAATTTCCAGGAGACCCTTGATTACCGGGATGATCTGGTTAAGGAATTAGGTGCCAGGCTTATTGTGGGATCTGTCCAGGAAGCAATTGATTTGGGCAGGGTTACTGAAGAAAAAGGATATAATGCAAGCCGAAACCTGCTTCAAACCATCACATTGCTGGATGCGATTGAGAAAAACAAATTTGACTGTTGTATGGGTGGTGGAAGAAGGGATGAAGAAAAAGCCCGGGCTAAGGAGAGGTTTTTTTCGCATAGGGATGAATTCGGACAATGGGATCCCAAAAACCAACGTCCCGAATTGTGGAATATCTTCAATGGAAGAAAACATATGGGGGAACATTTCAGAGTTTTCCCTATCAGTAATTGGACGGAAATGGATGTATGGCAATATATCCTGAAAGAGAATATCCCTATGCCCAGCATCTATTTTACCCATGAGAGGGAAGTGTTCAATCGTGATGGTACATGGCTCGCAGCAGCTCCTTTCATGAAACTCAAACCTACCGAAAATCCTGAGATGAGAACTGTCAGGTGCAGAACCATAGGGGACATCAGCTGTACAGGACTGACACTCTCCACTGCCAATAGTCTTGAAGAAATTATTGACGAAATTGCTGCCACCAGGGTTACTGAAAGAGGAAGCCGGGCCGATGACCTCAGGAGTGAAGCTGCTATGGAAGACAGGAAGAAAGAAGGCTATTTCTGA
- a CDS encoding GTP-binding protein, with the protein MELLRFTTAGSVDDGKSTLIGRLLYDSKSIFEDQLEAVKRASIQRGNEYINLALLTDGLRAEREQGITIDVAYRYFATPRRKFIIADTPGHVQYTRNMVTGASTANAAIILIDARNGVTEQTYRHSYIAALLQIPHIIVCINKMDLVDYSREVFESIRKGFEEFAEIIKIRDYRFVPISALHGDNVVEPSAHMDWYDAGTLLQVLESIPINRDYNLDDARFPVQHVIRPISEEFHDYRGYAGRIDGGIFKPGDKVIVLPEGYKSSIKSIDQLGKSLDEAYPPMSVTLQLTDDIDISRGDMIVKDDNLPQVSQDIDLKICWMNPRPMQVNGKYALKHTTRDVRCLIKEVHYKVNVNNLEKITDDKEVRMNDIAHVSIRTTKPLFFDPYQKNRRTGAVILIDEGTNETVGVGMIEQDLEY; encoded by the coding sequence ATGGAACTTCTCCGTTTTACTACGGCTGGAAGTGTAGATGATGGAAAAAGCACCTTGATTGGAAGGTTATTATATGACAGTAAATCCATTTTCGAAGATCAGCTTGAAGCCGTAAAACGGGCAAGTATTCAAAGAGGAAATGAATATATCAACCTGGCATTGCTTACTGATGGACTCCGGGCTGAAAGGGAACAGGGTATTACCATTGATGTTGCGTATCGGTATTTTGCAACTCCCAGGAGGAAATTTATTATTGCTGATACTCCCGGTCATGTGCAATATACCCGTAACATGGTAACCGGCGCATCAACTGCAAACGCTGCAATTATTCTGATTGATGCCAGGAACGGAGTCACAGAACAAACTTACAGGCATAGTTATATAGCCGCTCTTCTGCAAATCCCGCATATTATTGTCTGTATAAACAAAATGGACCTTGTGGACTATTCCAGGGAGGTTTTTGAGTCGATCAGGAAAGGCTTTGAAGAATTTGCAGAAATCATAAAGATCCGTGATTACCGCTTTGTGCCGATTTCTGCCCTTCATGGTGACAATGTCGTGGAACCATCTGCCCATATGGATTGGTATGATGCCGGCACACTGTTGCAGGTTTTGGAAAGTATTCCCATTAATCGTGATTATAATCTGGATGATGCAAGATTTCCTGTACAACATGTTATTCGTCCGATTTCTGAGGAATTTCATGACTACCGGGGTTATGCAGGAAGGATTGATGGAGGGATTTTCAAGCCGGGAGATAAAGTTATTGTTTTGCCGGAGGGATATAAATCTAGCATCAAATCAATTGATCAGCTAGGAAAAAGCCTTGATGAAGCCTACCCTCCTATGTCGGTTACACTCCAGCTTACCGATGATATTGATATCAGCAGGGGCGACATGATCGTAAAGGATGATAACCTCCCACAGGTAAGCCAGGATATTGATCTCAAAATTTGCTGGATGAATCCCCGCCCGATGCAGGTAAACGGGAAATATGCTTTAAAGCATACAACCCGGGATGTAAGGTGTCTTATTAAGGAGGTTCACTATAAAGTTAATGTGAACAACCTGGAGAAGATTACTGATGATAAAGAGGTTCGAATGAATGACATAGCTCATGTAAGTATCCGGACAACCAAGCCTTTGTTTTTCGATCCATATCAAAAGAACAGGAGAACAGGAGCTGTCATTCTGATTGATGAAGGCACCAACGAAACCGTGGGTGTTGGAATGATCGAACAGGATTTGGAGTATTAA
- the cysC gene encoding adenylyl-sulfate kinase — protein MEQAKQNVSDELISRLDKEKRLKQRSKVIWFTGLPCSGKTTLALGVEKQLFEQGYLCQVLDGDNVRKGINNNLGFSNDDRLENIRRIAEISKLFLSAGVITINAFVSPTEEIRELAKKIIGEADFIEIFLNPSIEVCERRDVKGMYKLARAGQISGFTGVDAPFEIPGLPDLVINTDQESIETSIHRILDFIIPGIKID, from the coding sequence GTGGAGCAGGCAAAACAAAATGTTTCTGATGAGCTGATTAGCCGGCTGGATAAAGAAAAGAGGCTGAAACAACGGTCAAAGGTGATCTGGTTTACAGGTTTACCTTGCTCCGGGAAAACTACATTGGCATTGGGGGTGGAAAAGCAGCTTTTTGAGCAGGGATACCTTTGCCAGGTGCTGGATGGCGACAATGTCAGGAAGGGAATAAATAATAATCTTGGCTTTTCGAATGATGATCGCCTGGAAAATATCAGGCGCATTGCTGAAATCTCAAAACTCTTCCTTTCTGCCGGTGTTATTACAATCAATGCATTTGTGAGTCCAACAGAAGAAATCAGGGAATTGGCAAAAAAGATTATTGGCGAAGCTGATTTTATTGAGATATTTTTGAATCCATCCATAGAAGTATGTGAAAGGAGGGATGTGAAAGGGATGTATAAATTAGCCAGGGCGGGTCAGATTTCAGGTTTTACAGGAGTAGATGCTCCTTTTGAAATCCCCGGGCTACCCGACCTTGTGATAAATACAGATCAGGAAAGCATTGAAACCTCCATACACAGGATTCTTGATTTTATCATCCCGGGGATAAAAATTGATTGA